GTACAGCCTGACGGTGTACTGGGTCAGTGTAGTGGCCTTTGTGCTATTGCCAACCTGGTGGGGTGCGGCCTGATGCGTGCTGCTCTGCTGGCGCTCTGGCGTCCTGATCATCCGGCGCATGCACTGGTCGGCTTGTTGCTCTGGTGTCTGTGGTTTGTGCTGCTGTATGCCGGCCTGTCACTGGGTTGTGCCGGGTTGCCGGAAGCCGGAACATGGGCATCGCCCTGGAATGCGATCAATCTCGGGCTGGGACTCATGACCTTGCTGTTTCTGGCACTCTATGCCCTGCTGGTCTGGCGTAGCTGGCGTGCTCTGCAGGGCAAACCGCAAGCGCAGTTCATCGTCTGGTTAGGCTTGCTGGTCAACCTGTTGTCAGCCGCAGCCACTCTGTTTGTGGTCTTGCCCATAGTTTATCTGCCGCCATGTATCTGATGCCTGTCTTGTTCGCTGCGCTTTTACTGTCGATCAGTCCGCACGCGACGGCGCACAGCCTGTTTGACAGCCAGGGTCCGGAACAATGGTCAGCCGGGCTTACGGCACTGTTGCTCGGCGTATTCTGGGTCCTGTACTGGCAGGGCAGTCGACGACGGTCACCCGGGCGCTGGTCCAGCCTCGTCTTCTATCTGACCTTGTTGCTGGCGATTCTGAGCCTGCTGGGCCCACTGGATGACTGGGCCAAGACCAGCACTGCGGCGCACATGACCCAGCATATGTTGCTGATGGTGGTGATCGCGCCGCTGTGGGTGTTATGCCGGCCTTTGCCACAACTGGCCGCCGGCTGGGGGCGGCATTTGCGTGGCCTCTGGCAGCCAGCCCTGCGGATGGCCAGGCATCCGCTGTATATGGCTTATCTGCACGGATTCTTTATCTGGTTCTGGCATGTGCCGCGCTTCTACATGCTGGCGGTCGAGGATCCCTGGTGGCACCTGATCGAGCACCTGTGTTTTCTGCTCTCGGCCGGGTTGTTCTGGTGGGCAATCCTGCGTGCCAGTGCGCGCAACCTGCCGTTGGCCCTGCTGGCGTTGTTGTTTACCCTGATGCATACCGGTTTTCTCGGCGCCCTGCTGACCTTTGCCAGCAGCCCGCTGTACGGCGAGGCGCGTAGCCTGCAGGACCAGCAACTGGCTGGCCTGATCATGTGGGTAGCGGCGGCGATTCCCTATCTGATGGCTGCGGCCTGGCTGGCGCGGCGCTGGTACCGGCAACTGCTGGCGCAAGGGCGACTCTAGCGTCCCTTAACAAAGTTCGTCGCATTTCAGAGCCTGAATCAGATGTTCAGGGACACCAGGCTGGGCCTGACCGGGTTTGGCTGGCAGAATAGCCCTCAGTTTCGCGCCCGGGGAGGCCGCTGTATGCAAATGATCCTGCTGTTGGTTGCACTGATTCTGTTTCTGGTGGTGCCGGTGATGATCGCCGCGCGCCTGGTCAAGGCGGAGAAAACCGGTTTTATGCCGGCGCTGGTGGCGGTCGTCTTGTTGACCGGGCTGTTTGCCGGGCTGGAAATGCTTGCGCTCAGTGAGTGGGTAACCATGCTGTTATCGGCACTGATTGGCGCCGGGGTTTTTGCCTTTGCTCTGGGTACCAGTATTTTGCGTGGCTTTTTGATCAGCGTCATTGTGGTGTTGTTGCAGGCAGCGCTGCTCTATCTGTTGCTGGGTGTCTGGCTGGGTGATGGTGCACTATGACCGACAAACCCGGATATGGCGAGGCGGATGCCTCCTATCAGGCAGCCGGCGGCATTGAGGGTATTCGGCGGCTGGTGGATGACTTCTATCAGGTGATGGATACCTGGCCGGATGCAGAACGTATTCGCCGCATGCACCCGGCCGACCTGAGCCCGGCGCGCGACAAACTGAGCTGTTTTCTGTCCGGTTGGCTGGGTGGCCCAAGGTTGTTTCAGGAGACGTACGGCAGTATCAGTATTCCCGCCTTTCATGCCCGCTGGCCAATCGATACGGCAGATGCCGAAGCCTGGCTGGGGTGCATGCAGCAGGCGATTGCGCGACAGCCATGGTCTCCGGCATTCAAGGACTACCTGTTGCGACAGCTGGCTGTCCCCGCTCAGCGGGTAGTGCAGGCCGCCCAGGCACGTCAGGCGGCGCAGCAGTAAACGGGTTTCTTATGGCGTAGTCCAGGTGTAGTACGCAACGCCTTCATATATATAGGAGGCAAAACGTTCAATCACACTGTCCCGTTCAGCAGCACTCATGGTGTAAAAATGAGAGCGGGTTGCGGTGTTGTAGAAGCGATACAGCGGCTGGCTGCCAGAGCCGAAACCGGTTTGCGCATGCCAGGCGACACCTTCATAAATATAGCTGGGGAAGCGCTCGATGACAGAGTCACGCTCGGCCTGGCTGATGGTATAGAAATGACTGCCGGTTGCTTCGTTGAAGAAGCGATATACCGGACTTAGTCCGCTGCGACTGGCCGGATAAGCGTAGAAAGCCACCCCCTCATAGATAAAGCTGCTAAAGCGTTCAATAACATTGTCGCGCTCTTCCGCACTGGCGGTGAAGAAATGTGCCCGCGAATTATTGTTGTAGAAGCGGTATACCGGGGTTCGCAGGTCTTCAGCTGGCGGCAAGGCGGGGTCAGTCGGTTCCGGTTCGCTGGGTTCACTGGGTTCCTGCGGCGGTGGTGGCGGTGGCGGCGGAGTGCTGGCATTCAACCATTGCTGCATACCATCCTGATAGGCCAGGTCAAAACGTCCATAAAAATCCGAACCATCGGGTGCATCGCAGGAAGAATTGCCCCCGGTTAACTGACCAATCAGAAAACGTTGCCCGTTAGTGGGCCAGAACAGCCCGGAACCACTGCTGCCGGGTTCAACAACCCCGCTAGACCAGGTGACGCCCAGGTGGGTAGTGTTGGATTGAGGGCCTGACGTGCACTGAGTCAATCCGCACGTAAAGTACTGAGAAAAATTGGCTATGGAAACCTTCTGCAGGTCGCCCCTCGGGTGATGCAGGCTACCCAGCTCCTGCCCACTGCCGGGCAACGCATTGGTCCAACCCAGGAAGTTGACCCCTGCTGGCGGGGTGTTGTTCAGCCGCAACAGGGTTGTATCCGTGCTGCTGGCGGTATAGAGCAAGGTACTCCCACCGGTCAATGTCCGCGAGAGGTTGCTCAGGTTGTCGGAATTGCAGGTGGTACTGCGATAGAACCAGAAGGTTTGCAGGGTAGAGGCTACATTCTGGGTGGACAGGCAGTGGTTGGCGGTCAGGAAGTAGGGGGTTGAGCTGTTGCTGGTGTCATTCAGCAGGGAACCCGAGCATAGGAAGGAGCTGCCGGTTGACGGGTTGGAAAAGAGCATGCGGGCTACGCCGTTGCTGACCGTTTCCCATTCTGGCCGACAGATCGAATCGAAGTTACAGCTACCGCTGTCGCCGATGGCTTTCAGCCAGGGGTTGGTTGCCATCGGACTGACGTCCAGATGCGACATGTGCGGAACCGAGAGCTGGAGGTCGTCTGGATCAACGCCGGCGGGCAGAATGATTTCCAGCAGAGTACTGTCGCCAGTCTGATAGGGAGCTGCAAATCGTCTGGCCTGATCGGATTCGGGGGTCTCCGCATGGTTCAGGAAGATGCGGTCAAGCATACTCATGGCGCTGATGGTGGCTGCTTCGTCAGGATTGCCACCACTGAAGTGAAACTGAATGCGTGGATCAAGATGCTCGATATGCAAAATCAGTCGATTGCCGACAGCACCCGGAGACGTGAACTCGATTGCACTGGCCAGGCTACCATCATCCAAAGCTTCCCACTCCAGCCTGGCCGCCAGATCGCCGATAGTCTCGGTTTGCTGCACACTGCGGCCGGTGCCGACTTGTAGCGGGGCAGCCAGTGGATCAGCGGCAGTTGGAGCAGGCTGCTGCTTGTTCTGCACGAAGGGGGGCAATACGACCTTAGCGGGGACCGCTTTGCGTTTGCTGATGACGCGCTGGACATCATCCTCGACCCCGTCAGCGGTGGAAGCCTCATTGAACGACGTGTGCAGCGGAGCTACCCACTCGATGGGAGCGGCATTGAGGGTTGCCGGCACTGCAAGGCTACACAGCAGCGCGAGCGTGATGAAGGCGTAACGCAGGTAATTGTTAGACTGTTGACGCATTGTCATGACACTCTCGCTACTGAAGGCAGTAATGAACGTATTCTAATAGCTGTGCCGTCATTGGCACAGCTATTTACTGAAGCCAGCAAGACGATGAGGCGCGGGCTTAGCTGCCTTCGATGCGAAAGCCAAGTTTCACCACGACCTGATAGTGGCCTACCTTGCCGTCGACCACATGGCCACGCGTCTCGACAACTTCAAACCATTCCACATTGCGCACATTCTTGCTGCATTCGGCGATGGCATTGTTGATTGCGTCTTCAATGCTGTTTTTTGATGAGCCGACAATCTCAACCCTTTTGTAAACATGGTGATCACTCATGTGTTTACTCCGGTTATGAATGTGATTTCAGTATGGCACAGCGGTCATGACCCTGCAGGTGAAGGAAGTATCCTGATATATCAGTCATCGGTCTGGTATTGCCGGTGGGTGCCCTCTCAGTCACTGGCTTCCTGCGGGCGATCGAAACGATCGGCAAAGTCATGATTGACATCACGGTGCTCGGCTTCGT
This sequence is a window from Halopseudomonas salegens. Protein-coding genes within it:
- a CDS encoding trypsin-like serine protease, coding for MTMRQQSNNYLRYAFITLALLCSLAVPATLNAAPIEWVAPLHTSFNEASTADGVEDDVQRVISKRKAVPAKVVLPPFVQNKQQPAPTAADPLAAPLQVGTGRSVQQTETIGDLAARLEWEALDDGSLASAIEFTSPGAVGNRLILHIEHLDPRIQFHFSGGNPDEAATISAMSMLDRIFLNHAETPESDQARRFAAPYQTGDSTLLEIILPAGVDPDDLQLSVPHMSHLDVSPMATNPWLKAIGDSGSCNFDSICRPEWETVSNGVARMLFSNPSTGSSFLCSGSLLNDTSNSSTPYFLTANHCLSTQNVASTLQTFWFYRSTTCNSDNLSNLSRTLTGGSTLLYTASSTDTTLLRLNNTPPAGVNFLGWTNALPGSGQELGSLHHPRGDLQKVSIANFSQYFTCGLTQCTSGPQSNTTHLGVTWSSGVVEPGSSGSGLFWPTNGQRFLIGQLTGGNSSCDAPDGSDFYGRFDLAYQDGMQQWLNASTPPPPPPPPQEPSEPSEPEPTDPALPPAEDLRTPVYRFYNNNSRAHFFTASAEERDNVIERFSSFIYEGVAFYAYPASRSGLSPVYRFFNEATGSHFYTISQAERDSVIERFPSYIYEGVAWHAQTGFGSGSQPLYRFYNTATRSHFYTMSAAERDSVIERFASYIYEGVAYYTWTTP
- a CDS encoding group II truncated hemoglobin; amino-acid sequence: MTDKPGYGEADASYQAAGGIEGIRRLVDDFYQVMDTWPDAERIRRMHPADLSPARDKLSCFLSGWLGGPRLFQETYGSISIPAFHARWPIDTADAEAWLGCMQQAIARQPWSPAFKDYLLRQLAVPAQRVVQAAQARQAAQQ
- a CDS encoding dodecin, whose translation is MSDHHVYKRVEIVGSSKNSIEDAINNAIAECSKNVRNVEWFEVVETRGHVVDGKVGHYQVVVKLGFRIEGS
- a CDS encoding cytochrome c oxidase assembly protein, yielding MPVLFAALLLSISPHATAHSLFDSQGPEQWSAGLTALLLGVFWVLYWQGSRRRSPGRWSSLVFYLTLLLAILSLLGPLDDWAKTSTAAHMTQHMLLMVVIAPLWVLCRPLPQLAAGWGRHLRGLWQPALRMARHPLYMAYLHGFFIWFWHVPRFYMLAVEDPWWHLIEHLCFLLSAGLFWWAILRASARNLPLALLALLFTLMHTGFLGALLTFASSPLYGEARSLQDQQLAGLIMWVAAAIPYLMAAAWLARRWYRQLLAQGRL